The Ignavibacteriales bacterium genome includes a region encoding these proteins:
- a CDS encoding M1 family aminopeptidase, with protein sequence MPQERKEYRRQEFESQETLRAEQLSKLSSTLTPGQEGFDVTYYKLDLKLRTSPGDVSGAVTMVARSLTSSLSSVTLDLMSTMKVDSVIAGGTRVTGFDQQTSFVNIPLNRGYGAGEYFTTTVYYHGVPGSSGFGSFAFQTAPGSTNPWVWSLSEPYGAKDWWPCKDHPGDKADSADVWVTCDALFKVGSEGKLVSVVDNGDGTRTHKWKHRYPIATYLVSIAVADYAEFSGWFKYTPSDSMQVLNYALSSSIVPATSSMGVTLSMLQIYSDLFGLYPFVKEKYGHSQFGWGGGMEHQKMTSLGSFDESLIAHEMAHQWFGDMITMKTWPHIWLNEGFATYCVALYREKKYGQAAFNDEVLNHIFPGIVSPTVNGSVYVKDTSTVGQVFNTVLVYHKGGAVLHMLRRVLGDSVFFKAMKQYATDKRFQYGVASTEDFQSVCETVSGQPLGYFFSQWIYGGRYPAYRYEWGTTQAGPPYTVRVSLTQTTGTSNPAFFQMPIDFRFTGSAFDTTIVVLNNAASQVFVFTLPKMPTSFQLDPNNWIVKSSSGTVVNIEQISEMPEMYALLQNYPNPFNPSTVIPFDLPRTSQVTLEIYNGLGELVNVLAKDQIFEAGHHTVQFEGVSIRGGGLPSGVYYCRMMVSGNLVQTRKMVLLR encoded by the coding sequence TTGCCCCAGGAACGGAAAGAGTACCGGAGGCAGGAATTCGAATCGCAGGAAACTCTCCGGGCGGAGCAGCTGTCAAAATTATCTTCCACACTCACGCCGGGCCAGGAAGGATTTGATGTCACCTACTACAAGCTCGACCTGAAACTCAGGACCTCGCCCGGCGATGTAAGCGGGGCCGTGACGATGGTTGCCAGAAGCCTTACGAGCAGTCTTTCATCAGTGACGCTCGACCTGATGAGCACGATGAAAGTTGACTCGGTGATCGCTGGGGGAACTCGCGTTACAGGGTTTGATCAGCAGACGTCGTTCGTGAATATCCCTTTGAATCGCGGCTACGGTGCGGGGGAATATTTTACGACGACTGTTTACTACCACGGTGTCCCGGGGAGTTCCGGGTTTGGGAGTTTCGCGTTCCAGACCGCTCCGGGCTCGACGAATCCCTGGGTCTGGTCTCTGAGCGAACCCTACGGCGCGAAAGACTGGTGGCCGTGCAAGGACCACCCGGGAGACAAAGCGGATTCCGCCGATGTCTGGGTAACCTGCGACGCACTGTTCAAAGTCGGATCAGAGGGAAAGCTGGTCTCCGTCGTCGATAACGGAGATGGGACCAGGACGCACAAATGGAAGCATCGCTATCCCATAGCAACGTACCTCGTTTCAATTGCTGTCGCTGATTACGCCGAGTTCTCGGGGTGGTTCAAATACACTCCATCAGATTCGATGCAGGTGTTGAACTATGCGCTTTCCTCGAGCATCGTCCCTGCAACATCATCGATGGGCGTAACCCTCTCCATGCTTCAGATCTATTCCGACTTGTTCGGATTGTATCCGTTCGTGAAAGAGAAGTACGGTCACTCACAATTCGGCTGGGGCGGAGGCATGGAGCACCAGAAGATGACGTCACTCGGGAGTTTCGACGAGAGCCTCATTGCCCATGAAATGGCTCACCAGTGGTTTGGGGACATGATCACGATGAAGACCTGGCCTCACATCTGGTTGAACGAAGGCTTCGCCACCTACTGCGTGGCGCTGTACCGGGAGAAGAAATACGGGCAGGCTGCGTTCAATGATGAAGTCCTCAATCACATTTTCCCCGGCATCGTTTCACCTACGGTCAATGGATCGGTGTATGTCAAGGATACGTCGACTGTCGGACAGGTATTCAACACCGTCTTGGTTTATCACAAGGGGGGGGCGGTGCTTCACATGCTTCGCCGCGTACTCGGAGATTCCGTTTTCTTCAAGGCAATGAAGCAATACGCGACCGACAAGCGGTTTCAGTACGGCGTTGCGTCGACCGAGGATTTCCAGTCGGTCTGCGAAACCGTTTCAGGCCAGCCGCTCGGGTACTTCTTCAGTCAGTGGATCTATGGCGGACGATATCCTGCATATCGCTATGAATGGGGAACCACGCAGGCCGGCCCGCCCTACACGGTTCGGGTCTCTCTCACGCAGACGACCGGAACAAGCAACCCGGCGTTTTTCCAGATGCCGATCGATTTCAGGTTCACCGGCTCGGCATTCGATACGACGATCGTCGTATTGAACAACGCCGCCAGCCAGGTTTTTGTTTTCACGCTGCCGAAGATGCCGACGTCATTCCAGCTGGACCCGAATAACTGGATCGTGAAAAGCTCCTCTGGAACCGTCGTGAACATCGAGCAGATTTCGGAGATGCCGGAAATGTACGCGCTCCTGCAGAACTACCCGAACCCGTTCAATCCGTCGACCGTGATCCCGTTTGATCTTCCCAGGACATCGCAAGTGACGCTCGAAATCTACAACGGGCTCGGAGAGCTCGTAAACGTGCTTGCAAAAGACCAAATCTTTGAAGCGGGACATCACACGGTACAGTTTGAAGGTGTTTCCATTCGAGGAGGCGGCCTTCCGTCAGGGGTGTATTATTGTCGAATGATGGTGTCGGGTAATCTGGTCCAAACACGGAAGATGGTCCTGCTGCGCTGA
- the acnA gene encoding aconitate hydratase AcnA: MQLKDSFQTKSTITVSGKPHTVFSLKLLEKSFPNQLGRLPISLKILLENLLRQEDGRVVRREDIEALVHWDAKATPDKEIAFMPARVLLQDFTGVPCVVDLAVMRDAMVKMGGDPAKINPLQQVDLVIDHSVQVDEFGSSASFMLNVEKEFARNLERYAFLRWGQQAFKNFRVVPPGTGIVHQINLEYLARTVFTTQIDGATWAYPDTLVGTDSHTTMINGLGVLGWGVGGIEAEAAMLGQSISMLIPQVVGFKLKGKLRPGATATDLVLTATQILRKHGVVGKFVEFFGTGMSSLSLADRATIANMAPEYGATMGFFPVDQETINFLRFTGRDPELVSLVEAYCKEQGMFHTADSPEPEFSSTLELDLAAVEPSLAGPKRPQDRVTLSQSRPTYRKALVEMLELKGKQLDKEAASQWANESAGQQSGSLPKDFADAVTKSVPVQKNDSSFQLAHGSVVIAAITSCTNTSNPSVMVAAGLLARKASQRGLKTKPWVKTSLAPGSKVVTDYLREAGLDGPLDALGFNLVGYGCTTCIGNSGPLPESIGKAIQDNDLVAVSVLSGNRNFEGRVHAQVKANYLASPPLVVAYALAGTMNIDLQTEPVGTANDGKPVFLSDIWPSPEEVESTIRSCVKSEMYHKEYSNVFQGGNEWQSLPVPTGARYAWDGGSTYIKAAPYFDNLPREPKPPEDIAGARVLALLGDSVTTDHISPAGSIAATSPAAKYLMENGVEKKDFNQYGARRGNHEVMMRGTFANVRLRNLLAQGTEGGWTLHPSSKDPLSIFDAAMKYKDERVPLIIIAGKEYGSGSSRDWAAKGPKLLGVRAVIAESFERIHRSNLVGMGVLPLQFEEGQNHKTLGLTGFETFYIEGISRGLQPRQKLTVKAKSADGDVKTFTVNSRIDTPNEVDYYKHDGILQFVLRSLLK, from the coding sequence ATGCAATTGAAGGATAGTTTCCAAACGAAATCCACCATTACGGTTTCGGGCAAGCCGCATACCGTGTTTTCGCTCAAGCTCCTGGAGAAGTCGTTTCCCAATCAATTGGGCAGACTCCCAATCTCGCTTAAGATACTGCTCGAGAACCTTCTGCGGCAGGAGGACGGACGCGTCGTTCGCCGTGAAGACATCGAGGCGCTCGTTCACTGGGATGCGAAGGCAACGCCTGACAAGGAAATCGCCTTCATGCCTGCGCGTGTGCTGTTGCAGGATTTCACCGGCGTTCCCTGTGTGGTCGATCTGGCCGTGATGCGGGACGCGATGGTGAAGATGGGCGGAGACCCGGCCAAAATCAACCCCCTTCAGCAAGTCGACCTGGTCATCGACCATTCAGTTCAGGTGGACGAGTTCGGCAGTAGCGCTTCATTCATGCTCAATGTGGAGAAGGAATTCGCCAGGAACCTGGAGCGGTACGCATTCCTTCGTTGGGGCCAGCAGGCATTCAAGAATTTTCGCGTCGTCCCTCCTGGAACCGGCATAGTCCACCAGATCAATCTGGAGTACCTCGCCCGGACGGTTTTCACCACACAGATCGACGGCGCAACGTGGGCGTATCCGGACACGCTGGTTGGAACGGACTCGCATACGACAATGATCAATGGACTCGGCGTCCTGGGCTGGGGAGTCGGCGGGATCGAAGCTGAAGCAGCCATGCTCGGGCAGTCGATTTCGATGTTGATCCCACAGGTCGTTGGTTTCAAGCTCAAAGGAAAGCTCCGCCCGGGGGCAACGGCAACCGATCTCGTTCTGACTGCGACGCAGATACTGAGAAAGCATGGCGTCGTGGGTAAATTCGTCGAGTTCTTCGGAACGGGAATGTCCAGCCTCTCGCTCGCCGACCGCGCGACCATCGCGAACATGGCACCGGAGTACGGAGCAACGATGGGCTTCTTCCCCGTCGATCAGGAAACAATCAATTTCCTGCGCTTCACCGGACGCGACCCCGAGCTGGTCTCGCTCGTCGAGGCGTACTGCAAAGAACAGGGAATGTTCCATACAGCGGATAGTCCTGAGCCGGAGTTCAGCAGCACGCTTGAACTCGACCTCGCAGCCGTTGAGCCAAGCCTCGCAGGCCCGAAACGTCCGCAAGACCGTGTCACACTCTCACAATCCAGGCCAACGTACAGAAAAGCGCTCGTCGAGATGCTCGAGTTGAAAGGGAAACAACTCGACAAAGAAGCCGCGTCTCAATGGGCGAATGAATCAGCGGGGCAACAAAGCGGATCACTGCCAAAGGATTTCGCCGACGCAGTCACGAAATCCGTGCCAGTCCAGAAGAACGATTCGAGCTTCCAACTCGCCCACGGATCCGTCGTCATCGCAGCGATCACGAGTTGCACGAACACGTCGAACCCATCGGTAATGGTCGCCGCCGGGCTGCTCGCTCGCAAAGCATCGCAACGCGGATTGAAGACAAAGCCCTGGGTGAAGACAAGCCTCGCGCCGGGATCGAAGGTTGTTACTGACTACCTGCGCGAAGCGGGATTGGACGGACCCCTCGACGCGCTCGGTTTCAATCTCGTCGGATACGGCTGCACAACATGCATCGGTAACAGCGGCCCGCTCCCCGAGTCAATCGGGAAAGCGATCCAGGACAACGATCTCGTTGCTGTGTCCGTTCTATCAGGGAACCGCAACTTCGAGGGGCGCGTGCACGCCCAGGTGAAGGCCAACTACCTGGCCTCTCCCCCGCTCGTCGTTGCGTATGCGCTCGCAGGAACGATGAACATCGATCTCCAGACCGAACCGGTCGGGACGGCGAATGACGGGAAGCCTGTGTTTCTCAGCGACATTTGGCCGTCTCCGGAAGAAGTCGAGTCAACAATCCGTTCATGCGTCAAATCGGAAATGTATCACAAGGAATATTCAAACGTCTTTCAGGGAGGCAACGAATGGCAATCCCTTCCCGTGCCGACCGGCGCCCGGTACGCGTGGGATGGAGGTTCGACGTACATCAAGGCGGCCCCCTACTTCGACAATCTGCCGCGTGAACCCAAACCTCCCGAGGACATTGCGGGAGCAAGAGTCCTGGCGCTTCTCGGCGATTCAGTCACAACCGACCACATATCCCCGGCTGGCTCCATTGCAGCCACGAGCCCGGCCGCAAAGTACCTCATGGAGAACGGAGTAGAGAAGAAGGACTTTAACCAATATGGTGCGCGACGCGGCAACCACGAAGTGATGATGCGCGGGACGTTTGCCAACGTGCGCCTGCGCAATCTCCTTGCCCAGGGCACTGAGGGAGGCTGGACTCTTCATCCCTCATCCAAAGACCCTCTCTCGATTTTTGACGCTGCGATGAAGTACAAAGACGAAAGAGTACCGCTCATCATTATAGCCGGCAAGGAATACGGTTCAGGCTCATCCCGTGATTGGGCTGCAAAAGGGCCTAAATTGCTTGGAGTACGTGCAGTAATCGCCGAGAGCTTCGAGAGGATTCACAGGAGCAATCTCGTAGGCATGGGCGTTCTTCCTCTCCAATTCGAGGAGGGGCAAAATCACAAAACACTTGGACTCACAGGATTCGAGACATTCTACATTGAAGGCATTTCGAGGGGCCTGCAGCCGCGTCAGAAGTTGACTGTCAAAGCGAAGTCCGCAGACGGCGATGTCAAGACCTTTACGGTCAACTCACGGATTGATACGCCGAACGAGGTCGACTACTACAAACACGACGGGATACTCCAATTCGTGCTCCGATCATTGTTGAAATAG
- a CDS encoding rhodanese-like domain-containing protein, translating into MSGEILAYAIVAILGLLYLRRLLAVRSITEYHPVDVEEKMRTDRGTFLLDVRTEKEWSQNHIKGAHHIPLHELGRRYTDLEKHKSREIICYCQSGNRSLTAALRLKRLGFTVAHMKGGIAEWNFSKLR; encoded by the coding sequence GTGAGCGGAGAGATCCTTGCATATGCCATCGTGGCGATCCTCGGGCTCTTGTACCTCCGCCGGCTTCTCGCGGTTCGGTCCATCACGGAGTATCATCCGGTGGATGTCGAAGAGAAAATGCGAACAGACCGGGGGACTTTTCTCCTGGATGTTCGTACTGAAAAAGAGTGGAGTCAGAATCACATCAAAGGGGCACACCATATCCCGCTCCATGAACTGGGACGACGCTACACCGACCTGGAGAAACACAAGAGCAGAGAAATCATCTGCTATTGCCAGTCAGGAAACAGGAGTCTCACGGCGGCATTGCGGCTCAAACGTCTGGGGTTCACTGTTGCTCACATGAAGGGCGGCATTGCCGAATGGAATTTCAGCAAATTGCGATAA
- a CDS encoding DUF6132 family protein translates to MALGALGGFAYYTFIGCSTGACPITSNPWVSTAYGSLFGLVLTMQSKKEKTREDSAS, encoded by the coding sequence ATGGCACTTGGAGCTCTTGGCGGCTTCGCCTACTATACTTTTATCGGTTGTTCAACCGGCGCCTGCCCCATCACGAGCAATCCCTGGGTGAGCACTGCGTACGGATCGCTTTTTGGTTTGGTGTTGACCATGCAATCGAAGAAAGAAAAGACTCGGGAAGACAGCGCTTCATAA
- a CDS encoding DUF302 domain-containing protein, translating to MSKTVSMSYEKAIEKVTEELKKEGFGVLTTIDVKDTLKRKLDVDFNKYIILGACNPPFAYKALQAEEQIGLLLPCNVIVYEKEGRTVVGIFDPMTMTKMVENEALKPIAEDVAARLQRVFQAIE from the coding sequence ATGTCAAAAACAGTTTCGATGTCATATGAGAAGGCAATCGAGAAGGTCACGGAGGAGTTGAAAAAGGAAGGGTTTGGAGTTCTGACCACGATCGACGTCAAGGACACGCTCAAGAGGAAACTCGACGTGGACTTCAACAAGTACATCATCCTGGGAGCCTGCAATCCTCCATTCGCCTATAAAGCACTCCAGGCCGAGGAACAAATCGGGCTGCTGCTCCCCTGCAATGTGATCGTATATGAGAAGGAAGGGAGAACCGTCGTCGGGATCTTTGATCCGATGACGATGACAAAGATGGTAGAAAACGAGGCGCTGAAACCAATTGCAGAAGATGTCGCAGCCAGGCTTCAGCGGGTGTTTCAAGCGATCGAGTGA
- a CDS encoding sulfoxide reductase heme-binding subunit YedZ, whose protein sequence is MTRTQWEIGLLKVAVFVLALVPLGLLLYGAATGELSANPIKDITEETGIWTLRFLVITLAVTPFRKITGWSRLARFRRMVGLFAFFYGSLHLTTYVYLDQFFAFDEILRDVAKRPFITVGFTGFVLMVPLAITSLDRIQHWMGGKRWQLLHRLVYGVALCGVFHYLWLVKADTSRPLRYGAVIAALLLFRVWDYLRSRGSGRKARAERGKAVAQELDGASR, encoded by the coding sequence ATGACAAGAACGCAGTGGGAAATAGGACTTCTGAAAGTCGCGGTGTTCGTCCTTGCTCTCGTACCGTTGGGGTTGCTCCTGTATGGAGCCGCAACGGGGGAGTTGAGTGCGAATCCGATCAAGGACATCACCGAAGAAACAGGAATCTGGACGCTCCGTTTTCTCGTCATCACTCTTGCAGTCACTCCGTTTCGCAAGATCACCGGTTGGTCCCGTCTCGCACGATTCCGGCGCATGGTCGGGCTTTTCGCGTTCTTTTATGGATCCCTGCATCTCACCACCTACGTCTATCTCGACCAGTTTTTCGCATTCGATGAAATTCTGAGAGACGTCGCCAAGCGTCCGTTCATTACCGTCGGATTCACAGGTTTCGTTCTGATGGTTCCGCTGGCGATTACATCCCTGGACAGAATCCAGCACTGGATGGGAGGCAAGCGATGGCAGTTGCTGCACCGGCTGGTCTATGGTGTGGCACTCTGCGGAGTATTTCATTATCTTTGGCTGGTCAAGGCCGATACGAGCCGGCCGCTCCGCTACGGTGCAGTGATCGCAGCGTTGCTTCTCTTTCGTGTGTGGGATTATCTGAGATCGAGGGGATCAGGAAGGAAGGCCAGGGCGGAGCGGGGAAAAGCGGTTGCCCAGGAACTTGATGGAGCGTCACGATGA